A genome region from Alistipes dispar includes the following:
- a CDS encoding histidine phosphatase family protein has product MKGNRFSSKLLASALCVLTAGAAAAQTAPEEIADCPERAAGVYHSYEYRPAEAEPVPEGYVPFYISHYGRHGSRYHSSEAHYTAPLVPLREAAAAGTLTAAGRAVLAKGEALAADAAGRYGDLSPRGVREHRAIAERMYAAYPEVFSTADGRECRVESRSTLVPRCILSMAAFNERLKELDPRIRMVRTASARDLSYLANGERDKDMDKAAREVADSAKRAWLHPERLLSALFTDEAPQVADPQRFMWDLFMLTSIAQDIDRPEWAFYDIFTPGELYALWESLNAYCYLTMGPSLRFGDPVVASARPLLRDFVETARRVIDGKEPLAASLRFGHDVYLTPLAALLQVEGASARVASVDEVRSCWSIEKVSPMAGNVQFVFFRNAAGDVRVRVLYNERDARLPLDGGPYYEWEALKRYCERLYE; this is encoded by the coding sequence GTGAAAGGAAACCGTTTTTCATCGAAGCTCCTCGCTTCGGCATTGTGTGTGCTGACTGCGGGCGCCGCGGCCGCGCAGACCGCGCCGGAGGAAATCGCCGACTGCCCCGAACGGGCCGCCGGCGTCTATCATTCGTACGAATACCGTCCCGCGGAGGCCGAGCCCGTTCCGGAGGGATACGTACCGTTCTATATCAGCCATTACGGCCGCCACGGCAGCCGCTACCACTCCTCCGAAGCGCATTACACGGCGCCGCTCGTCCCGTTGCGCGAGGCTGCGGCGGCGGGGACGCTGACGGCGGCGGGCCGGGCCGTCCTGGCGAAGGGCGAGGCGCTGGCCGCCGATGCCGCAGGGCGCTACGGCGACCTGTCGCCGCGCGGGGTGCGCGAACACCGGGCGATCGCCGAACGCATGTATGCGGCCTATCCCGAGGTATTCTCGACGGCGGACGGCCGCGAATGCCGGGTGGAGAGCCGTTCGACGCTCGTGCCGCGCTGCATCCTGAGCATGGCCGCCTTCAACGAGCGGCTCAAGGAGCTCGATCCCCGGATCCGCATGGTCCGTACGGCGAGCGCCCGCGACCTGAGCTATCTGGCCAACGGGGAGCGGGACAAAGATATGGACAAGGCGGCGCGCGAGGTGGCGGACAGCGCCAAGCGGGCCTGGCTGCATCCCGAGCGGCTTCTTTCGGCGCTCTTTACGGACGAAGCCCCGCAGGTCGCCGATCCGCAGCGGTTCATGTGGGACCTCTTCATGCTGACCTCCATCGCGCAGGACATCGACCGTCCCGAGTGGGCGTTCTACGATATTTTCACGCCCGGGGAGCTCTATGCGCTCTGGGAGAGTCTGAACGCCTACTGTTACCTGACGATGGGGCCTTCGCTGCGTTTCGGCGATCCGGTCGTGGCCTCGGCCCGGCCGCTGCTCCGCGATTTCGTGGAGACGGCCCGGCGGGTGATCGACGGGAAGGAGCCGCTGGCGGCCTCGCTGCGTTTCGGGCACGACGTCTATCTGACGCCCCTCGCCGCCCTGTTGCAGGTGGAGGGCGCCTCGGCGCGGGTGGCCTCCGTGGACGAGGTGCGCTCGTGCTGGAGCATCGAGAAGGTTTCGCCGATGGCGGGCAACGTGCAGTTCGTCTTCTTCCGCAATGCCGCGGGCGATGTCCGGGTGCGGGTGCTTTACAACGAGCGCGACGCCCGGCT
- a CDS encoding 4Fe-4S binding protein: MQPERICTLFFSPTGTSRKTATAVARGIAAPFAATADSTATDRATATADSSGSTDPANHAAEANRVAATPENGPIPVRALDLTHAAPRPETLSADTVAVFAAPVYGGRIPRTALERMEGIRGEGTPAVVIAVYGNRAFEKAAAELADFVRARGFVPVAAAAFVGEHSYSTERTPIAAGRPDGQDLAAAEAFGRAVRRKLAGQGPLPVDAARLKAPGTPLVPLLRFIRFVLAYRRRQKKHPVVLLPAGSADRCTHCGRCAAVCPTGAIARGDELRTDAARCIRCCACVKGCPVGARTFETPFAAALSRNFARRKPPVTLL, encoded by the coding sequence ATGCAACCCGAACGCATCTGCACCCTCTTTTTCTCGCCGACAGGCACCTCGCGGAAAACGGCCACAGCCGTGGCGCGGGGAATCGCGGCTCCCTTTGCGGCGACGGCCGACAGCACGGCGACGGACCGCGCCACGGCAACGGCCGACAGCAGCGGCTCGACGGACCCGGCGAACCATGCCGCGGAAGCGAACCGCGTCGCCGCGACGCCGGAGAACGGTCCCATACCCGTACGCGCCCTCGACCTGACGCACGCCGCACCGCGCCCCGAAACGCTGTCAGCGGATACCGTGGCCGTATTCGCCGCACCGGTTTACGGCGGACGCATCCCCCGCACGGCGCTCGAACGCATGGAGGGCATCCGGGGCGAAGGCACGCCTGCGGTAGTGATCGCCGTTTACGGCAACCGGGCCTTCGAAAAGGCCGCGGCGGAGCTGGCGGATTTCGTGCGCGCCCGGGGATTCGTCCCGGTGGCCGCGGCGGCCTTCGTCGGGGAGCATTCGTACAGCACGGAACGCACGCCCATCGCGGCAGGCCGCCCCGACGGGCAGGACCTCGCCGCAGCGGAGGCGTTCGGCCGGGCCGTCCGGCGCAAACTCGCCGGGCAGGGACCCCTGCCGGTCGATGCCGCACGGCTCAAGGCCCCCGGCACGCCGCTCGTCCCGCTGCTGCGTTTCATCCGTTTCGTTCTCGCCTACCGGCGGCGCCAGAAGAAACACCCCGTCGTCCTGCTGCCCGCAGGCAGCGCGGACCGCTGCACGCACTGCGGCCGCTGCGCGGCGGTCTGCCCCACCGGAGCCATCGCCCGCGGCGACGAACTCCGCACCGACGCGGCCCGCTGCATCCGCTGCTGTGCCTGCGTAAAGGGGTGTCCGGTCGGTGCGCGCACCTTCGAAACGCCTTTCGCGGCGGCCCTTTCGCGCAACTTCGCACGCCGGAAACCGCCCGTCACCCTGCTTTGA
- a CDS encoding GNAT family N-acetyltransferase — protein sequence MNEQLLFRRAAAADIPRIMRIIARAQAQMRAAGSLQWQDGYPAESDIARDIGRGDGYVLSLPAADPAAGSAGSALPDRDSLPDMLPGGSAAGEAVAYGAAVFDGEPAYAGIEGRWLTDGAYVVLHRLAVAGGMQGRGLATAFLRRVGELARRRGVCAFRVDTNFDNRRMLRLLEKEGFRFCGTVRYAGGERLAFEKRL from the coding sequence ATGAACGAGCAGTTGTTGTTCCGCCGGGCCGCGGCGGCGGACATTCCCCGCATCATGCGGATCATCGCCCGGGCGCAGGCGCAGATGCGGGCGGCCGGCAGCCTGCAATGGCAGGACGGTTATCCCGCCGAATCGGATATCGCCCGGGACATCGGGCGGGGGGACGGATACGTGTTGTCGCTTCCGGCGGCGGATCCGGCCGCCGGATCCGCCGGGAGTGCGCTGCCGGATCGGGATTCCCTTCCGGACATGCTGCCGGGCGGCTCCGCGGCAGGGGAGGCGGTCGCCTATGGTGCCGCGGTGTTCGACGGCGAACCGGCCTATGCCGGAATCGAAGGGCGCTGGCTCACCGACGGCGCATACGTCGTGCTGCACCGTCTGGCGGTGGCCGGCGGGATGCAGGGCCGGGGGCTGGCGACGGCGTTTCTGCGGCGTGTGGGCGAACTGGCGCGGCGGCGCGGGGTGTGCGCTTTCCGTGTGGACACCAATTTCGACAACCGCCGCATGCTGCGTCTGCTGGAGAAGGAGGGCTTCCGTTTCTGCGGAACGGTCCGTTATGCCGGCGGCGAGCGGCTGGCCTTCGAGAAACGGCTCTGA
- a CDS encoding L-cysteine desulfidase family protein translates to MPREERARIVALMNREVVPAIGCTEPIAVALCTARAAETLGVRPERIDVRLSANILKNAMGVGIPGTGMIGLPIAVALGALVGRSEYRLEVLRDVTPEAVEQGRRYIDERRIAIALKEAIGEKLYIEVEVAAAGHSAAAVIAGGHTRFVSVTRDGETLLDRRTPSADAAGEEEVPLTFRRVWDFAMTAPAEELRFILETSRVNKAAAERSLAGEFGHCVGRTLRCDRERRVMGDSIFTRVLSYTSAACDARMAGAMIPVMSNSGSGNQGIAATLPVAVYAEETHASEERMIRALTLSHLTVIYIKQSLGRLSALCGCVAAATGSSCGVTYLMGGGYAEAAAAVKNMIANLTGMICDGAKPSCAMKLTSGVSTALLSAMMAMDGHCVTPVEGIIEEDVDKCIRNLTAIGRDGMNETDRLVLGIMTHKS, encoded by the coding sequence ATGCCCCGGGAAGAACGGGCGCGGATCGTCGCCCTGATGAACCGGGAGGTCGTACCCGCCATCGGGTGCACCGAACCGATCGCCGTGGCGCTCTGTACGGCGCGCGCCGCCGAGACGCTGGGCGTGCGGCCCGAGCGGATCGACGTGCGGCTGAGTGCCAATATCCTGAAAAACGCGATGGGCGTGGGCATTCCCGGCACGGGGATGATCGGCCTGCCGATCGCCGTGGCCCTCGGAGCGCTCGTGGGCCGTTCGGAGTACCGGCTCGAGGTGTTGCGCGACGTGACGCCCGAGGCCGTGGAACAGGGGCGGCGCTATATCGACGAGCGGCGTATCGCGATCGCGCTGAAGGAGGCGATCGGCGAAAAACTCTATATCGAGGTCGAGGTCGCGGCGGCGGGCCATTCGGCTGCGGCGGTCATAGCCGGAGGCCATACGCGTTTCGTCAGCGTGACCCGCGACGGCGAGACGCTGCTCGACCGCCGCACGCCGTCCGCGGACGCCGCGGGCGAGGAGGAAGTTCCGCTGACGTTCCGCCGGGTCTGGGATTTCGCCATGACCGCGCCGGCGGAGGAGCTGCGCTTCATTCTCGAGACGAGCCGCGTGAACAAGGCCGCCGCCGAGCGTTCGCTCGCGGGCGAGTTCGGTCATTGCGTGGGACGGACGCTCCGCTGCGACCGCGAACGCCGCGTGATGGGCGACAGCATCTTCACCCGCGTCCTCTCCTACACCTCGGCGGCGTGCGACGCCCGCATGGCCGGGGCCATGATTCCGGTGATGAGCAACTCGGGCAGCGGCAACCAGGGCATCGCCGCGACGCTGCCCGTGGCGGTCTATGCCGAGGAGACGCACGCTTCGGAGGAGCGGATGATCCGCGCGCTGACGCTGAGCCACCTGACGGTGATCTACATCAAGCAGAGCCTCGGACGGCTGTCGGCCCTCTGCGGCTGCGTGGCCGCCGCGACGGGTTCGAGCTGCGGCGTGACCTACCTGATGGGCGGCGGATACGCCGAGGCGGCCGCCGCGGTGAAGAACATGATCGCCAACCTGACGGGCATGATCTGCGACGGTGCGAAGCCGAGCTGCGCGATGAAGCTCACGAGCGGCGTCTCGACGGCTCTGCTCTCGGCGATGATGGCCATGGACGGTCACTGCGTGACACCGGTGGAGGGGATCATCGAGGAGGACGTGGACAAGTGCATCCGCAATCTGACGGCCATCGGCCGCGACGGCATGAATGAAACCGACCGGCTCGTGCTGGGAATAATGACGCATAAATCGTGA
- a CDS encoding SagB/ThcOx family dehydrogenase: MKTKMLACAALLLAACGGTRNPEAEKTAETRTEVRYGEEIALVQVPPKGGLTIDEALRNRRSWREYNPGALSLEELSGIVWAAAGENRPEEGRLTAPSALALYPVRLYVFFAEGVYRYDAEAHRLVRVLEGDRRRLSGAQPFVYSAPLNLVYVADRAVYEGRSIPAEQVRYLCGQDAAGCAENVNLYAAGHGLRSITRGSAPAGELLEALGLDPERYFLALAQTVGR, translated from the coding sequence ATGAAAACGAAAATGCTGGCCTGCGCGGCGCTGCTGTTGGCGGCGTGCGGAGGCACCCGGAACCCGGAGGCGGAGAAGACCGCCGAAACCCGTACCGAAGTGCGGTACGGCGAAGAGATCGCGCTCGTGCAGGTGCCGCCGAAGGGCGGCCTGACGATCGACGAAGCGCTGCGGAACCGCCGTTCGTGGCGCGAGTACAATCCCGGCGCGCTGTCGCTCGAGGAGCTTTCGGGTATCGTATGGGCCGCCGCGGGCGAGAATAGGCCGGAGGAGGGGCGTCTGACGGCACCTTCGGCGCTGGCGCTCTACCCGGTCCGCCTCTACGTCTTCTTCGCCGAGGGGGTCTATCGTTACGATGCGGAGGCGCACAGGCTCGTGCGCGTGCTGGAGGGCGATCGCCGCAGACTCTCGGGGGCGCAGCCCTTCGTCTATTCGGCGCCGCTGAATCTGGTCTATGTCGCCGACCGGGCGGTTTACGAGGGGCGGAGTATCCCGGCCGAACAGGTCCGCTACCTCTGCGGGCAGGATGCCGCGGGGTGTGCCGAGAACGTGAACCTCTATGCGGCCGGGCACGGGTTGCGTTCGATCACGCGCGGCAGCGCGCCCGCCGGGGAGCTGCTCGAAGCCCTCGGGCTCGATCCGGAACGCTACTTCCTGGCGCTGGCGCAGACCGTCGGACGGTAG
- a CDS encoding NUDIX hydrolase, with amino-acid sequence MENPKNRKWRVVRSEYLARKPWFTVRHETISLPDGRTIPDYYVFEYPDWVNVTAIDREGRFVMIDQYRHGLGETSYEIPAGVAEPSDETMLAAAQRELLEETGYGGGQWRLLTTLCANPATQNNLTHCFLATDVERLGAQRPDPTEDIRVHLFSRDEVLELLRTDRIRQALMAAPLWRWFAEEGIVG; translated from the coding sequence ATGGAAAATCCGAAAAACCGCAAATGGCGGGTCGTGCGGAGCGAATACCTCGCCCGCAAGCCGTGGTTCACCGTGCGCCACGAAACGATCTCGCTGCCCGACGGGCGCACGATCCCCGACTACTACGTGTTCGAATACCCCGACTGGGTCAATGTCACGGCCATCGACCGCGAGGGACGCTTCGTGATGATCGACCAGTACCGTCACGGGCTGGGCGAGACCTCCTACGAAATCCCGGCCGGCGTGGCGGAACCCTCGGACGAGACGATGCTCGCCGCGGCGCAGCGCGAACTGCTCGAAGAGACCGGCTACGGCGGCGGCCAGTGGCGGCTGCTGACGACCCTCTGCGCCAATCCCGCCACGCAGAACAACCTGACGCACTGCTTCCTCGCCACGGACGTCGAACGGCTCGGCGCGCAGCGGCCCGACCCGACGGAGGATATCCGCGTGCACCTCTTCTCCCGCGACGAGGTGCTGGAGCTGCTCCGCACCGACCGCATCCGGCAGGCGTTGATGGCCGCACCGCTCTGGCGCTGGTTCGCCGAAGAGGGCATCGTCGGATAA